The Gemmatimonadota bacterium genomic sequence CACGCCGTGGTCCCCACGAACACGGCCGCGGCGCCCACCTGTCCGATCCGTTTCACTCCCGGTCGCACCTGGTCGTAGCGCCCGAAGATGGCGCACACCAGGGTGCACATGATCACGGTCCAGGTGAGCGAGATGGCAAGGTCCACCGACGTGGGGCTCCACGTGCGAATCGCTGGGGTGACAACATATGAGACCACAATCGGCACGATCGCGGCGACCCAGGCCCAGCGAAGGGAGAGCCACGGTGGCGCCGTCGCTCGCCCCCGGCGGAGCAAGAACCACAACCCCAGAAAGGTCGCCGCGCCCGCGAGCAGGGACATCGAGAGCACCTTCACCTCCCGCGGCAGCTCCACGAGCAGCAGGGTCAGCGCGGTTCCCAGCATCAGCAGCCAGGTCAGCGGGACCAGCACGGTGAACAGGAAGACGGTGAAGGCGTGAGCCCGCCAGTAGGCCCCCCACCCGGGCACGTCCTTGAACTGGAGCGCGGCGTGGTCGACGGCGACCTTGCCGAGGTTCGCGGCGTCGAATAGCAGCTGGTAAATGGTGCCTAACAAGTGCAACGATCCCTCGCCCAGTCGCGACAGGTCTTCCCAGTAGACCTCATACAGGTGGACGCGGCTTGTGGCCGGATCGGCCGCCGTGCCGCGGAGCCCTTCGACCCGGGTGGTGACGTAGGGATCCTCCGAGCTTTCATAGGCCGCGAGCTGCGCGCGCATGAACTCGTAGTCGGTCGCGAAATGGCCCGCGTGTCGCGTCCCGCCGCTCAGCTCGCGCACAAACGCATCGGAGCGCGCGTGCCACCACGGCCGGTCCGGCGTCGGATCCTCATCGCGCTCCTTCACTCCCACCTTGCGCACCGGCACCTGGAGCGGGACCTCGCGGAAGCCGGTGAAGCGAGCTGAGCCGTCGGCGTGTCGCAGCCGCAACAGCAGCCCGGCAATCGCCCGCACCGAGTCGCCCGGCTTTTGCTGGCCAATCCCATGCACGGCGACGACGGCGATGCGCTCGCCGCCATCGCCGATGTGCTCCCCGTTGCCGTTGTCAGACGCCACGCATCACCCTCCTCACCCGGTACTCCCCAAAAGGCAGCCCGCCAACAGACTCTGCAAGGGCAATCGCATTTGCAAAGACGGGGCCGTTGGCCGCATCCGTCCGGCCGGAGCTATCGTGGAGCGAACCTTGCACCAACGCGCATCGGGTGGGAGCATTGAGGAGAACCTCAGGGAGGAGGACGGGATGGCACGCACTGCACCGAAGCGCCGTCGCGCAGCGCAGCCGAAAGCTCGCGTGGCACGCCCCAAGGCACCCCCTCGCGACCCGGATGGCGTGTTCCTGGTGGTCCCGGGACGCCCACAGCCGATTCCGCTCACGCTGCCCGATACGCCCTCGGCCATCGAGGAGTTGGCGATGCGCTGGTCGTACAGCCTGCGCAACCGCGAACGGTGGGTCTCGCGCTCGGATCTCCTGGAGAGTCACCGGCGGGAGATCAAGGACGTCGCACGCTTCGTCGGGTTGGTGGGCGACGTCCTCACCGCGGTCGCCAGCGCGGACCTCATCGAGGTGTCGATTCCTTACCGCAGCGAAGAGCAAGACTGGGCGCTGCGGATCATGCCGTGGGAATACCTCATCGCCACGGCCACGCGTGACTTGCGGCGCGGCAGCCTCACGGTCGTCAGGCACCTGCGGACCGACCGCGCCCTGGGCAAGCTGTCACCGCCGCGTGGCTGGTGGCAGATCGAGAGCGTGACCAATGGGTTGCGTGACGAATACGACTTCACGGCCGAGCGGGAGCTGGTGCGTCAGGCGGCCAAGGTGGCAGGCGCGGAATTGGCCCCGCGATTGCGCGATCCGTCGCGCGAGACGCTGCTCCGATTCCTCGGCGATATCCAAACCAACGATGTGCTGCATGTCACCGGTTTTGATTCCCACCAGGGATTGCAGCTCCTCGATTCACCCGATGCGGAGCGTGTGTCCGACGGGCTGCTCGTGCGCGACGGCAAGGCGGTGGTCCCCTCCTGGGAGGCCGCCCAGGCGTTGACGCGCGGCAAGCGCCGTCCGCGCCTGGTAGGGCTCAACATCTACTACTCGGCCGCGCGAACGGCGGCGGCGTGTGTCGCGCTGGGGGCCGAGGCCGCGATTGGGTTCCAGGATTCCTTTGACGACGCGCTCGCGGAACTGTTCTACGCGACGTTCTATCGGGCCTGGCAGCTCTCGGACTACAACACGGTCGCCGCCTTTCGCCACGCCTGGCAATTCGTGAAGGGGCAGCAGCGGTCCCTGCACGGAAGCGGCGTGGTGTTGTGGAGCGCCCGATCGATCCGCGAGACGTTGCCGGGCTATTGGACTGCGGGGGAGACCTGGGACGCCGAGCGGATCGATACCCAATGGAGCGCGCAGCTGGCACAGGCGAAGGCGAAGCTGACGCCCGAGACGATCGGGGCCCATGTGGCCGTGGACGTGATGCCCCTGAAGGAGTTGAATTACTCGATCCTGCATAACGACGGATCGCTTTTCGAGAAGTTCACGATTCGCAAGATCGGGCATGATGTGGGGCGCGTGACCAACCTCCACGTGAATGTCCAGCTGCATGTGGGCACGGACGCCTACCCGTTCCGACTGTCGCTCGAACTGGGCGAGCGCGAGCCGCAGGTCGACTTGCACGATCGGATCCGGGTCTCGTTGGCCACGGCGCTCACCCGCGCCTTGCGCGAGAGTGTGCGCACGACCCTGTATGTCGATGTCTCCTGGGGGGATCATGCCCTCAAGCGGGAGACCTACCCCATCACGTTGCTCCCGATTGACGAGTGGGTGGACACCGATGCCAATCGCATCTGGCTGCCGTCGTTTGTGCAACCACGTGATCCGGCCGTGCTGCGGGTGATCGATCGCGCGCAGCGGTACCTGATGGCGATCAGCGACGACCCCACGATGGGGTTCAGCGGGTACCAGGCCATCGACACCGACCTGCCGGCGGACGCGACGCCGGCGCAGCGGTGCCGGTACGTAGACGCCCAGGTGCGGGCCATTTGGTCGGCGCTGCTCTACGAATTGCCGCTGGCGTACATCAATCCGCCCCCCGTCTTCAGTGATTACTCGCAGCGGCTGCGTCTGCCAAGCGATGTCGTGGATGGGGGACGTGGCACGTGCATCGACCTGGCACTGCTGTTGGCCAGTTGCCTGGAGTACGTCGAGATCTACCCGGTGGTGTTCCTGCTGCAGGACCATGCGTTCCCCGGGTATTGGCGGGACGAGGGATACTATCAGGACTTTGTCGACGCGTTTGTCTCGGCCGGGGTGGCCGACGGGAATGCCGCTACGCAGCGCGCCGGACAGCGGCACAGCTGGTACCTGGAGCGCGCGCACTTCAGTGAGCTGCTCGCGGAGGTGCATGCCGGCCGGCTCGTGCCGCTGGAGACCGTGGGGCTGACCGAGCGCATCGGCTACGAAGCGGCGGTCGCGGGGGGTACGGGGAACCTCACGTCACGCCGGCGGTTTCAGGCGATGTTGGATGTGATTAGTGCCCGATGGGACGAGAAGAACCGCGTGACGCCGTTGCCGGTGCTCCGCGGGACACGGGAGGACGGACGATGAGCTCGAGGCCGGAGGTGGAGGCGCTGCGCGCCATGTTGCGCGATCCCGTGGTGCAGGAAGCCGCGCGGGTGTCGGGGGTGTATGCGTCGAGTTATGAGGGGAACGACGACCCAGCGCCCATGATTGCCCAGCGGCGGCGGGCGCGGCGGTCGATGGGGGCCGATCCGGTGGGGGTGGCGTCGTTGATGGTGGACGACGAGGGCGTGCTGTTCTGGACCCTCGATGGTGCCTCGCGGCCGCCTGGCGGGCGGCGTCGTATGCGCCGCGGTGTGCCCGAGGGACAGGACGGTGAGGTGCTGGAGCTGTACCACTACGACAAGCTGGACCCGAACGAGGTCAATGACCTGCTGATCCGCAAGGACCAGGAGTTGACGCCGCAACAGGGACTCTGGCGACTGGGGTTGCACGGCGCGGGGGCGTCACAGCAGGTGGTGCGCGACGCGGCCGTGCAGGAGGTGAAGGGGAAGAAGAAGCGCCTTCTGTTCATCCACGGGACGTTCAGCAAGAGTGAAGCGTTCTTCGCCGGGATGGAGCAGGCGGCCGAGGGGCCGAAAGCGATCAAGAAGTTGTTTGACCGGTATGACGAGGTGCTCGCGTTCGATCACCCCACCTTGTCGGCAAGCCCCGTGATGAATGCGTTTGACCTCGCGCGGTTGCTGGCGAAGGCGGATGGTCCCCTGGACATCATCACGCATAGTCGCGGCGGGGTGGTGACGCGTTGGCTGCTGGAGGGATACGGGTTGAACGGGACGGGGCCGTACCGGGCGATGGTCGTGGGGTCGCCACTGGCGGGCACGTCATTGGCGTCGCCGCCGCGGCTTAAGGGAGCGCTGGACGTGTTCTCGAACATCGGGACCGCGCTCAAGTTGGCCGGTGGGTTGTCGGTGATGTTCGCGCCGTTCCTGATCGTCCCGCTGGCGCTGGTGCGCATTGCGTCGTCGGTGGTCAGTGTGGCGTCCAAGACCCCGCTGGTGGACGCGGCGGTGTCGATGATCCCCGGGTTGCATGGGCAGAGTCGCGTGGCCAACCATCCGGAGCTGATGCGGCTGCGCGCGGTCAAGCTGGCGAAGCCGCCGCAGTACTTTGTGGTGCAGTCCAACTTCGAGACCGAGAGTCCCGGGTGGAAGTTCTGGAAGTACTTCCGGAAGGACAAACTCGCTGATACCGGCGCGGACCTGATCTTCGATGGGCCGAACGACCTCGTGGTGGACACGGCGTCGATGTCGGACCTGGCGGGGCGGGTGTTACCGAAGGCGGACGTGTTGGACTATGGGACGAACGACGAGGTGCATCACACCAACTACTTTGCCCAGCCGAAGACGCTGGAGTTCATGCTGGATCGGCTGAAGTAGGGCGTGGGGCACCACGGCGCGTCGCCGGGGTATTGGTCCACGCGACACACACGGGGTCCTTGAATGAGTGCAGGACAAGAGTGGTTCGACGTCCGAGGCTTCACCGTCTGCGTGGAAAACAGCCGCGCCGATATCCAGACGCACGACGTCCTGGAGCGGCTCGACGACGCGTTGTCGCTCATTGAACAGACGCAACCGTGGCGGTTTCGACACCTGCAGCGGGACCTGCGTGGCTTCCTCGTCACGCGCTACGCCTGCCGCGGGGCGTACTTCCCGGACCAGCGCATCTGCATGACCGAGTTGACCTTCCTCAACCGGCGCGACATCACGGCGGCCCCGGTGGCGTCGTCCATTGTGCATGAGGGGATCCACGCGCGCGTCGACGTGATGGGGGTCCGCCGCGAGGGACGCGACCGCGCGCGTGAGGAACGTTTGTGCCGTCGTGCCGAGCTGGACTTCGGGATGGCGTTGGGCCCCGACCTGGGGACGCCGGTGGTGGAGCGGGCCCTGGCGTCGCTGGCGATGACGGATGAGGAGGTCGCGCCCGTGGTGGATTGGCGCGAGGCGCAGCAACGGGTGGACGAGCTGGACCGCGGGGAGTGATCTTGGGGACTGGTCCCCAAGGAGTGTCCCGTGCACCGCGTGCTCACCTCGATTCCGTTCGTCGCGTGTCTGCTCGGTGCCCACCTGTGGCCCGCCTCCGCGCCCGCCCAGAGCGACGTCGCTTTCCCCCCGGCAGCGTACGCCGCGCGACGGACAACACTGTCGCAGCGACTCCCCGGGACCGTCATCGCCCTGTCGGGCGCGTACCTCATCAACCTCGGCGATCACCTGCCTCGTCAGGAGCCGGACTTCTGGTACCTCACCGGCGTGGAGTCACCGTACGCGATCCTGCTGATGGTGCCGCGTCCGAACGGAGGGCACCAGGCCCAGTTGTACCTCCCCGATTCGCTCCAGTTTGCCGGCGGCCAGTTTCCCATGGACGAACCCCGATTTCGGAGTGCGGTCTGGAATCGCCCTCGACGTCGGCTGGCTCCCGGTGCCCGTGCCGTACAGGCCACCGGCATGGATGCGGTGAAGTCCCTCGCGGAGTTCGCCGATGACTTCCGTCAGGCGACGCGCACGGCCGGGCGTGTTGCCGTTCCCGTTGGTGACACGCTGTACGCGCCACCAGGGGTCGCGCCGGCGTTAAGCTTCGACGGGCAGTTCGCACAGTCCCTGCGCGTGCTCGGCGCGGGCGCGACGTTCAGTGACCTGCGGCCCCATGTCGAGCGGCTGCGCCTCGTGAAGGACCGGTACGAGATCGATGCCCTGCGTCAGGCGGCGCTGATCAGCGGCAAGGGGATGTTGGCCGGGCTGCGTGCCCTCCGGCCGGGGATGAACGATCGCGAACTGGCTGGCGTGATGGAGTATCACTGGAAGAAGGAAGGGTCACCCCGCGCGGCATTTCCGCCCATTGTGTCGTCCGGCGAAAACTCGCTCACCTTCTTCTCGTTGCTCCGCGAGAACTACAACGCCGTCGATCGCGTGATGAAACGCGGGGACATGGTCTTTGTGGACTACGGGGCCGCCGAGTGGATGACGTATGCGACCGACATCTGCCGGACGTGGCCGGTGAGTGGGCGGTTCACGGCAGAGCAGCGGAAGTACTATGACATCGTGCTCGAGGCCCAGGAGGCGGCGATTGCCGCGGTGCGTCCCGGGGTGATGATGATCGACGTCATCAAGGCGGCGGCGCGGGTGTTCCAGCGGCACGGCCTGGAGGCGAACGAGGACATCGCGCGGATGGGAGTCGACAAGGTGTGGGGGATCATGCCGTCGCCGACGCACTACCTGACGCGCGATGCCGGGATCGTACGCTACAACTCGTTTGGGCGCGGGGTGCGCGACCTCGGGCACCATATCGGCCTGGAGGTGCAGGATTCGCGAGACTATTCGATGCCCCTCGAACCCGGGATGGTCTTCACGATCGAGCCGAAGATCTACATCCCCGATCGCAATATCGCGATCATGATCGAGGACATGATTCTCGTGACCCCCACGGGCCACGAGAACCTGTCGGCGTCGGTGCCGAAGCGGGCCGCGGAGATCGAGCGGATCATGCGCCGCTGAGGGGCCGCCTCGCGCGTTACGGCTGTTTGATCCGCGCCATCATCTCATCCAGCATCTTCACGAGAGAATCGCGCGGGATGCTGAACTGGTGGCCATGGTTGAGCTGTACCGTCTCCTCCATCGCCTTGCGCACCGTCACTAACGCCTGGTTCGCTGCCGGGACCACCATATAACGCCCCTGCGGCTTCGGGCTCGTGAACGCATGCAACGCCGCGCGCGCGACGGCGTCGGGCTCGGGGTAGTTGTGGTAGTTCCCCATAGCGCGCACCAAGTTTAGGCTCGGCTGCTCAAAGGGGGTCCCCTTCGCCCGGTCGGCGGCCGCCTGGATCGTCGCCATCGTGTTCAGACCGATGTCCGACTTGTAGTTGCCGGGTTCGATGAGGCTGGAGGTCACGCCGAGCGGCGCCATCTCCGCGCCTAACGCGTCGCTGAACGCCTCGATCGCGTGCTTGCTCATCGAGTACACGCCGAACAACGGACCGGACAGGATCCCGGAGATCGACGACACCGTCACGACGCGCCCCTTCGACGCGACCAGCATCGGGCCGAACGCCTTCGTCACCCGCCAGGGCCCCATGACGTTCACGTCCATGACCGACTGGAGCTCCTTTTCCTCGGTCAGGATCAGCGCGCCGCCGGTGGCGATGCCGGCGTTGTTCACCACGCCGTAGAGCCCGCGGCCGTCGCGTTCAATAGAAGCGACCGCGGCCGCGACCTCTGCAGGCGACGTCACGTCGAGCCGGATCCCCTTCATGTTCGCGATCTTCGAGAGTTCGGCGATGTCCTCCGCCTTCCTCGCCCCCGCGTACACATAGAACCCCTCGCTCGCCAGCAGCTCGGCGATCTTGCGGCCGATGCCGGAGCTGGCACCGGTCACCAGCACTGCCCGTTGCGGTGCCTGGGCAGGCAGGACGGAGGCGATCAGGACGAAGAGAAGGGTGAGCGGGCGGACGAGCATTCGCATCGGGGGTTGGGAGAAGGGACGCGCCAAGTAGCGCCTCGACCGACGCCAAACGCAAGGGCCGTGGGACCTGATGTCCAATTTGTGGTCCGGGCGTGGCATCCCGGCCATCGATTGAGCGTTCGCCGCGGCTGCCGGGGGTGCACGGGGGAGGGCAGGGGTCGGGGTGGATGGGAAACCCTGCCGCGGTGGTGGGGTAACAGCCGCGCGGTGTATCGTTCCCCCTCACCAACCGACACCGTGCGCCGACTTCTCCCGATCCTCGCAACCCTCCTGCTCGGCGCAGTGTCATCCGCCGCCCAGGGGCGGGTCGCCGGTACGGTCACCGACTCCACCCGCATGCGGCCGTTGGCTGGCGCCCGGGTCTACGCGATCCCCGCGGCGACGGGTGGCCGGCTGCAGGCAGTCACTGACAGTGCGGGCCGGTACCGCTTCGACAACCTCGCGCTCGGCACCTGGGTCCTCGACGTGCGCCATGAGCGTCGGGACTCCCTGGGGGTCGAGGTCCCGCTCGTTGCGGTCGAGCTACGTGAGCCCGGCGAGGTCAAGGCGGACCTCGGGCTGCCCAGCGTGAAGCAGCTGGTCACCACCCGTTGTGGCCTCGATGTCGAGGCCATCGGCGGTGGACTCATCACCGGGACGGTCCGGAGCGCTCGCGACGGCAGCCCGCTGGCGGAGGCGAGCGTGCTTGCCAGGTGGAAGACTTTCCTGGTGGAAGGTGGCAAGCTGCAGCGGGATAGCGGCCGCGCCGAGGTGCTGACGGGATCGCTGGGGCAGTATGTGTTTTGTGGCGTCCCGGCCGGGGCCGGGATCGCGATCACTGGCGTGCAGGGGGCCGATTCGAGCGGCACCCTCGATATCACGATGCCCGGCGACCGCGTGGTCGTCCGTGATCTTTACCTGGCACCACGCAACTGGCGGACGATCACCCTCCGTGACTCCGTGGGTGACGCGGCGAACGTGGCGGCGCTGGGCGGGAGCGCGCGCGTGGAAGGGCGGGTGGTCAACGATCGGGGGCAGCCGTTGGACGGTGCCCAGGTCAACCTCTCGATTGCCGGGCGCGCGGCGCGGACCGGGTCGAGCGGCGCGTTTGCGCTGGATTCCCTGCCTGAGGGCACCCATGTGCTGGACCTGCGCGCCATCGGGTATGCGCCGATTCGCGTTCCGGTGAACCTCGCGGCAGATGCTCCCGTCCGTGAGACCTTCGGGCTCACGCGAATCACGACGATCATGGACACGGTGAAGGTGACCGCCGTTCGCGTCTACTCCGGGGCACAGTTCGCGGGATTCGAGCGGCGTCAGCGGATGGGGACCGGCTGGTTCATGGGCGTCGAAGAGCTCGAGAAACATGCCTACACCTACCCCACCGACCTGGTGACGATGGCCCCCGGCGTCTTTGTGCGCGGGGTGGGACCGGACGCATTGATTCTGATGCGCGGCAACGGGGGCGACCTGTGCATCCCGACGATCTCGGTCGATGGGGTGCGCCACGTGGGGGACGCCATGGACCTG encodes the following:
- a CDS encoding carboxypeptidase regulatory-like domain-containing protein — encoded protein: MRRLLPILATLLLGAVSSAAQGRVAGTVTDSTRMRPLAGARVYAIPAATGGRLQAVTDSAGRYRFDNLALGTWVLDVRHERRDSLGVEVPLVAVELREPGEVKADLGLPSVKQLVTTRCGLDVEAIGGGLITGTVRSARDGSPLAEASVLARWKTFLVEGGKLQRDSGRAEVLTGSLGQYVFCGVPAGAGIAITGVQGADSSGTLDITMPGDRVVVRDLYLAPRNWRTITLRDSVGDAANVAALGGSARVEGRVVNDRGQPLDGAQVNLSIAGRAARTGSSGAFALDSLPEGTHVLDLRAIGYAPIRVPVNLAADAPVRETFGLTRITTIMDTVKVTAVRVYSGAQFAGFERRQRMGTGWFMGVEELEKHAYTYPTDLVTMAPGVFVRGVGPDALILMRGNGGDLCIPTISVDGVRHVGDAMDLLALAPDQPSGRRRGVLAERDDSR
- a CDS encoding aminopeptidase P family protein, which translates into the protein MHRVLTSIPFVACLLGAHLWPASAPAQSDVAFPPAAYAARRTTLSQRLPGTVIALSGAYLINLGDHLPRQEPDFWYLTGVESPYAILLMVPRPNGGHQAQLYLPDSLQFAGGQFPMDEPRFRSAVWNRPRRRLAPGARAVQATGMDAVKSLAEFADDFRQATRTAGRVAVPVGDTLYAPPGVAPALSFDGQFAQSLRVLGAGATFSDLRPHVERLRLVKDRYEIDALRQAALISGKGMLAGLRALRPGMNDRELAGVMEYHWKKEGSPRAAFPPIVSSGENSLTFFSLLRENYNAVDRVMKRGDMVFVDYGAAEWMTYATDICRTWPVSGRFTAEQRKYYDIVLEAQEAAIAAVRPGVMMIDVIKAAARVFQRHGLEANEDIARMGVDKVWGIMPSPTHYLTRDAGIVRYNSFGRGVRDLGHHIGLEVQDSRDYSMPLEPGMVFTIEPKIYIPDRNIAIMIEDMILVTPTGHENLSASVPKRAAEIERIMRR
- a CDS encoding SDR family oxidoreductase, with translation MRMLVRPLTLLFVLIASVLPAQAPQRAVLVTGASSGIGRKIAELLASEGFYVYAGARKAEDIAELSKIANMKGIRLDVTSPAEVAAAVASIERDGRGLYGVVNNAGIATGGALILTEEKELQSVMDVNVMGPWRVTKAFGPMLVASKGRVVTVSSISGILSGPLFGVYSMSKHAIEAFSDALGAEMAPLGVTSSLIEPGNYKSDIGLNTMATIQAAADRAKGTPFEQPSLNLVRAMGNYHNYPEPDAVARAALHAFTSPKPQGRYMVVPAANQALVTVRKAMEETVQLNHGHQFSIPRDSLVKMLDEMMARIKQP